The window TGGCATGCCGTGCCGGTGGTCGGTCGATGGTCGGCCTCAGCCCGTGATGGAGTCCAGTTGCTCCGCTGCCGGGCGCAAGAGCCACAGGTCGCCGCCCGGAGGCTCCTCCAGGGAGGGCACGGCCTTCTGCGCCTGCCTGTCACCCGCATCGGCGGCCGCATGCACCACATCAGTGGCCGCGTACCGGTGGAACTCGAGCTCCGTGTGCGGCCAGACAGCGGCAGCCGTCGACGCGGGCAGAAGGTAGTGCACCGCTTTGAACAGGCTCTGGCCGTCGGGGCCCCGGTACTTCCACAGGTTCACGCCGAGGTGCTTGCCGATGGCCGCGAGCCGCGTGTAGGCGACCAGGTCGAAGGTCGAGTAGTGCCAACTGCGCGTCCTGGTCAGCTCTTGGGGCTGGCTGCCGTCGGCGGCGATCTGCGGGGCGATACGCAGGCTCCGCGCGTCGAGGACTGTTCGGCGGGCGAGATGCCTGTCGCCGGTCGCATGGGCGAGGGCTGCGACCTGCATGTCGTGGAAGGTGCCATGGTTGTTGGTGGCGGCGGCCTCCTGCTTGCCGAAGTCGCTGTACCTGAGCCAGCTGAGAAAGTCCTTGTTCCACTTCGCCATGCCGGTGCGGTCCGTCCTGGTCCAGTTGGGGGCGCCGGAGTTCAGGATGGCGAGCGCGTCGAGGACGGCGGTGTACGACTGCGAGAAGTCGATGATGCCGATGGCGCGGCCGTCGTACGTGCAGGGGATGAACTGTGCGTGGTTCAGGTGCGGGTTCATCCTCGTGGCAGGGTCGAGGAACCAGGTGCGCAGTATCTGTCCGGCCTTTCCGGCGTACCGCTCGTCGCCGGTGTAGTACCAGGCGAGGGAGAGGTCGTACGTGGAATCGAAGACCTTCTCGACATCCCGGCGATCGGTACCGGAGTCGACCTCGGGGTTGCGCTGTCCGTCACGTTGGACGTACGGGCAACCCCACGGATTTCCGGACGTCGGCGGTTGTGATGGCCACCAGTACGGAGCCTGACTGAGGTAGTCGTGGACGTCGCCGCTCGGTGCCGGCCTGGGTTTGTCGACGACCGTCCAGGGGCCCTGGCTCAACCACCGGTCGGCGCGGGCGGTCAACGCCTGGGCGGCTCGGCGCAGTTGTGGGTCGCCGCGGTCGAGCCGCGTCTTCGCCTGCTGCAGACGGGTGCCGTCGAGGACGGCGGTGTGCGGAGCGTCGGGCACGGGGTGCGTCACCTTCGCCGAGGCAGAGGGTACTGCTGCGGCGCTGATCACGGCCAAGGCCGCCAGGAGGACAGCCAGGCGCGAGCGAGTACTCATCAGGTACTCCAATCATGTATGTGAATCGCAGAGGTGAGCTTCTTGCGGCGGGCCAGGACGGTGGTCCATCGCCGCCACGAGAGGCCTGGCGTCTACGGGCGGGCATCCGTCGGCGATGTTGTGCGCAGTGCCGTTTCTCGCGCCCGTCCGCCGTCTTGGGTGTCGCCAGGGCCGCGGAGGTGGACCGGTCGACGTCCTGGTCGGTGGCGGGCCGGGGGAATGGGTAAGGCCGGGCCTGGCAGGGCGCGGCGGTGGCCTTGAGTGTCCGGGGCGGATGGTGGCCAGGTCACCGCCAGTCCTGCCGTCAGGGGCGTTGGCGCGGTCGCTTGTGAGGGTGGGGTGGGTGATGGCGTTCGGTCTCGCCCAGCGGGCGTGGGAGACGGCGGGAACGCGCCGTCCCGCGGCGGCAGTCGGCCCGGCCGGCTCCGCTCCCGCTGCGGACTGCTTGGCTCATAGGTGCTCGCTCCTACACTGGAATTCATGTAGATGAACAAGGTTCATGAATGCGTCGGGCGTGAGCATGCCACGTCCAACCTGGAGCGGGAAGAGGTGTGCATGGCCGAACTCGACGGCGAGCATCCGGCGTGCACTGTCAGAGGCTCGCAGTCCCGGGCGCAGGAGAGGCGCTGCGGCGTCGCTGTGGCAGCTGAAGAGGGCACGGCCCGGCCACCGTGGTGGGGGTCTGGGCTCGGGGTGTGTCGCGAACGGTCGGCCGTGACGGCAGGCCGTTCCAGGCCTCGTCGCCGCTCGTCAGACCATGGATGACGGCATCGTCCCAGTCGACGACTGCACGGAACCAGAACCGCTCGGCGTCCAGCGCGGGGTGCTGGGCCAGCCCCAGAGACAGTGGCACCCGGCCGGCAGTACGGGCCGCCGCAAGGCCTCCGCGTCGAGCCCGTCGAGGATGCCGAGCACGTGGCGGCGCTGCCCGTACACGACCCTGAGAAGTGTCCTGTCCTCGAGGTCCGGAGTTGTGTCGTGCATGTCGGCGGTCATGGCCACTCGGAATTCCTCATGTCCCGCGGTCCTGGCGGAAGTTCGTCATTGCCTCGCACAGCCGATGAGAGGTTGGCCGGTACTGCATACGAGAACACCCGGTCGGCGCGTACGGCTCCAGGAGTACGTCCCCGTGAACGAGTCGCCGCACCCTCACGCTCCCCTGCAGTGGGGTCTCGAACGCGCTCTCGCCCTGGCAGAACTCAGTGAGTCTGCCAGGGCGAGCCGGACCAGTTGCACTCCCGTACGGTCACCGGGACCGCGGACGGTCTACCGGTGACAGTCGGCCCCGTGCGCCCGGCGAGGGGTGAGCACAGCGCTGGAGTGTGGTGGTCAGGAGGAGAGACTCAGCGGGTGAAGGTGACCCGGTTCTCCTTGAGGGCGGCGCAGTTGGAGCCGGATACCTGGGTGTAGATGTTGTTGATGTGGCCGCCCCAGTTGACGCAGAGGGCCTTGCCGTACACGTAGGCCGGACCCGCGTACGAGGTGTAGTGCCCGTAGTCCTCAGCCGAGTCCCCGGTGTCCGGGATGTAGATCCAGGTGGACATGTCCACGGCCGCGCCGGGGTTCTTGCGGATGGTCGCGACGCAGTTCTTGCCGTTGGAGGAGTTGTACGTCAGGTAGACGGTGCCGAGCGAGCCGATGGGAGCCGAGTTCACGGTCTTGTAGGCACTTCCGCAGACCTTCTGCGGGGTGGTGTTGGGTGCGGCTGACGCGGGCGACGCGAGAGCCGTGGTCGCGCCCATCGCCAGAGCGGCGAAGGCGGCGGCGGTCAGAACGGAACGGTTGGATCTCATTTTTCCCCCTTGTGATCTTTGGAGTTGGTTGCTCCTGCTTGGTGTGACACGCGAGCCATCGGAAGGGTTGTGCACCGTCCGCAGAAGATGCGAGGTTCTGAACATCCGTCCGTGCAGGGGGATTTGGACTCCGCTGCGCGAAGGCCGTATGCGGCAGTCGGCG of the Streptomyces aurantiacus genome contains:
- a CDS encoding alginate lyase family protein, whose protein sequence is MSTRSRLAVLLAALAVISAAAVPSASAKVTHPVPDAPHTAVLDGTRLQQAKTRLDRGDPQLRRAAQALTARADRWLSQGPWTVVDKPRPAPSGDVHDYLSQAPYWWPSQPPTSGNPWGCPYVQRDGQRNPEVDSGTDRRDVEKVFDSTYDLSLAWYYTGDERYAGKAGQILRTWFLDPATRMNPHLNHAQFIPCTYDGRAIGIIDFSQSYTAVLDALAILNSGAPNWTRTDRTGMAKWNKDFLSWLRYSDFGKQEAAATNNHGTFHDMQVAALAHATGDRHLARRTVLDARSLRIAPQIAADGSQPQELTRTRSWHYSTFDLVAYTRLAAIGKHLGVNLWKYRGPDGQSLFKAVHYLLPASTAAAVWPHTELEFHRYAATDVVHAAADAGDRQAQKAVPSLEEPPGGDLWLLRPAAEQLDSITG
- a CDS encoding spore-associated protein, translating into MRSNRSVLTAAAFAALAMGATTALASPASAAPNTTPQKVCGSAYKTVNSAPIGSLGTVYLTYNSSNGKNCVATIRKNPGAAVDMSTWIYIPDTGDSAEDYGHYTSYAGPAYVYGKALCVNWGGHINNIYTQVSGSNCAALKENRVTFTR